The following DNA comes from Flexistipes sp..
TCAAAAAATTTTGCTGCACATCGGCACAATCACCGCTGTCTATTAAGTATAACATAAGATCGATCATAAAGAGTACCGAATCCTCTGTATCCTTATAATCCGTATCCTTAACTACTTTCAAATCTTCAAGGAAATCCCTTATTTCCACCAAAGGCTCCCCAAAGTTTTTACCCTCGAGGAGAAAAGACGCATTAAGGTTGGACAGACCTTCACCGAAGGGATTTTCGAAAAGCTCATAATACTCATTTTTTATGCTTTCTAAATCAGAATTATCCAAAGCTTCTTTCATAAACGAAACGGTTTTATCAAATTCTCTGTTAATGCTGTCCTCATTAAGATTTGCAACAAAAGCCCGCCAGGCTTTGATATCTTCTTCCTTTGGGGGTTCCCAGAAAAAACTCTTTATCAGATTATAAACCCCGTTTCTCATACTGTTCAAAGACTCTATATCCATCAACCCACCTCTAACTGTTTTTTAACCCGGCATTTGTCGCAATAATCCAACAGCTCCAGTTCATCCTCAAACCTGCCGGCAGATTTTAATTTATTTCTAACCTGCTCAAGGCTTTTTCTGTTACCGAAAACTTTGCCGCACTCAGCACAGGCAACAGGCTCATCTTTGGCAAGTATCCTCGGTTGAAAGAATTCTTCATCAAGAAGCAGCCCGGCTACCAGCTCCAATGCATTTTCGGGACAGACGTTCAGACATATCCCGCACTGGATACAGTTTGCAGCAATATGGGAAAGTGTATAGTTAGAGGAATCGGCCATAAGGGAGCCTATCTTGCAATGGTTAAGGCAGGCCAAACAAAGACTGCACTTCTTCTCGTCACAGACCACACTGCCAAATGTATTCAGTATACTTTCCTGCAGAAGTACTCTCTTGTTTTCAGATTTTTTATAAATATCCCTGAATATGGGTGTAAGAAATTTGCGCTTGTTTTTATATTCCGGAAATGTAAAGTCAGAAGTAAAAAGTTTATCCATCTCATCACTGAATTCCGGATTATGCCCTTCTGATACAAGCTTTCTGCCGGAGAAAGCATACGCTGTTAATGCATTGGTAAACTGTATATGTTTATACAAATTTGACTCTTTGAAAACATCCTGAAAAACGTGAACGTTTGTAATGCCCAGTCTTAACAGCAAAAGAAAATGAAAACTGTTCAGAATATAAACATTCGGGATTATTATCACCAAAACATTATCATCAATCTTATTGTTATAATTTTTGTAAAAGTTAACTGTATCGCTTTCCTGCACAAAAACAACGTGGGTATAATTTATTTCTTGACTTTGCAGCTTTTCGTAAATTAAATCCGCAAAACTTTCATCACTGACATCCTCCGACTGCATGGCTCCTGTGGGACAGACGGAGATACATTGACCGCAGTCTTCACATGCAAAATGATCCACTTCTATTCCGTTTGAACTTTTACGCACTGCTTTATATTCACAGGATTCTATACAGCGCTGGCAGCCCAAATCAAGCCTGCCGTTATACTGGCAAATCTCTCTGTTATGACTCACAGATTGCTCTATTTGAAATGTACCTATGTTGGCAAACAATTCTTCTTTTTCATCTATATGATAAATACCGTTAATTTCAGAATATTCGTTTATTTTTTTATTATCATCCAGAAAAAGTACCTGCGGAGCGTCAAAAATGTGATTTTCGTACCGGTAAAGATCAATGGCATTTTCCGGACAAGCATCAACACATTTGCCGCAGTAATCGCATTTGGTAAAATCAATACTGATTTCCTCATCTATTGCATCAAGCGGACAGGCAATAACACATTCGCCGCACAGTGTACATAAATCTTCGTTCAGAGGATATCTGCATTCGCATTTCACCTGAATTTCGGGGAATGAGCCTGAAAGTTCATGATTTACTGCCGAATAAAATTCACCGCCGCTTTTGGTTTTTCCGGTTACAATGGGGATAATATCAAGGACACCGCTGTAAACAGTCGTAAACTTTTCCAGCATTTCCTCATTTTCAGCCATAACGGCAACTTTAGGTGGAATCTCCAGCGTTGTCGCTTTTCTTTCAGCCGGAAAATGAATGTAATTAAAATTTTTAAACAGCGTTTTCGGAAACATCCCCACATCCCTGAAAAATTGCAGATTATACCACATTTATTTTTCGTATTATCTGTTATTAGCTGACTTACCAGTAAGTGTGATCATGATAATCCAAAAAACTTCCTTATATTTTAATTATAAGACCTTTTTTTATTTTGTCAAACGGAATATAAAGTTTTTTAGATATATTCGAAATATAAAAACAATATTTTATCAGATACTTAAAAAAATAGTTACTAATAATAACCTATAATAACAACGCATACTGCGGCCAAAGCAAAACGATGTTTCATAAAACATCGACTTTTCTCAAACCTTTTGGTTTCCATGCTGGGGATATCGTCCGCGCTCCTTTTCGCCTGCAATTCAGGATGGAAGCAAAAGAAACGGTAAAACCGCCGTATTTTTCATTTATAGCATCCATTGCTTTATATACATTTTCCATATCCCTTCCATCGAAAACAGAACACAGCTCCTGGGTATCATGTATCAAATTTGACAGAGTGACGCCTATAAGCCTGATTCCATTTTCGAGAAAATTTTCAGGAAACATTGTTGTTATATATCTGCTTACATCATAAATATGATGAGTGGCACAGGTGAAATAATTAACGGTATGTCTTTTACTGAGGGTACTCATATCGGGAAACCTTATACTGAGGGTAACCGTCTTTCCCGAAACATTATGACTTCTGGCTCTTCCGGAAACCATTTCACAAAGCTGAAGGAGATACGCATTAAACATCCTGGCATCCCTTACATCTTCGGGAAAAGTCATACTGTGACCAATCGATTTCACAGCCTCATCTTCAACGCGGATGCCCTCCCTATCATCGCCACGTGCCATCATATGGTAATAATAGCCGTTTTTGCCGAATATGTTACAAAGCTTATCTCTGCCGAGCTTCCTCATATCGGCAGTATTGAAAACACCCATATTGTAAAAACGCTCCGAAAGTTTCTTGCCGATTCCCCAGATATCTTCAAGCTTAAATGAATCCAGAAAATCAATAGTCTCACCATCACTTATCACAAGGAATCCGTCAGGCTTATTTATCCCGCTTGCCATTTTCGCCACAAGCTTACTTTTACCTGCACCGACGGAACAGGTGATACCGAAACGCTTTTTCACATAATTTTTAATATCCGAAATAACATCTGCTGCTTTTTCACCCGGAATCTGCAAAAAAGCTTCATCTACAGAATATACTTCCACTTTATCGGAGAGTGTTTTGAGAAAATCCATGATTTGGGAGGAAATATATGTGTATTTTCTGTTATTGCCCTCCACAATTGTGATAAAAGGGCACATTCGTTTTGCTTCATATTTACTCATCCCCGTTTTTACACCATATTTTCTTGCAATATAGCAGGCCGTTGTTACAACTGTTCGCTCCTTTGCCCCTATTACCGCCACAGGCTTGTCTTTCAAATGGGGTTTACTCGCTTTCTCCACCGAAGCAAAGAAAGCATCCATATCCACACAAAGAATCATAACTCCTCCCTGGCTATCAAAAACCATTTCATGGAAAGAGAATTTAAGGCTATCTCATAAGCATCAAAACCATCTGTAAATGTGTATTTATAAACAAGGTAATGCCCTTTTCTTTCAGTCCAGCTGTAAAAAATCTCTTTTACAGAGACCTTCTCTCCATTGCTCTCAATCCATACGGGCAGTGGATTTCCATATTTGAAAACCACTCCTGCCCTGCTGATTTCCACATCCGATGTAAAAATCATAATAAAAAAACTCCTCTGTAAAGTTCAACGTTCAAGGTTCAAAACGTAAGACGTAAAACGTGAGACGCACTGACTCCTCCACTCTTCCAAACTCTACCTTAACACTTAGCACCCTGTTAAATCCGGCTACGTCGGGCTGTAAAGCAGTATTCAACAGTGCCTAACATTGCGAATAATACTCGTAATTCTATTAAAAATCTTTTATAACAAATTTAAGTTTCCCTATAACTTCAAAAGAATCTACGGAAGTAACCCTGATAATTTTATATCTTTTATTAGCCGGGATAAGGAGAATGTATCCTTCTTTCCTGGCAAATGTTTTCAAAGTAACCTCATCATTTATACGAAAAGCCCCTGTTTCTCCTTCATTTATATCCGGCTGTTTTTTTATTACAGCTGTATCACCTTCAAATATCCCTTTATCTATCATACTGTCGCCCTCAACTTTGAGACAGAACAGGTTTTCCGTATTTTTAAATTTCTCAGCAAGGTCAACATAACCTTCGATATTTTCTTCAGAAAAAACGGGAGTACCGGCCTTAATTCTTCCCAGCAAAGGAACTCCCTTATGATATATAAGCTCAATCCCTCTGGCTTTGGATGAATCTTTTTTTATAACACCGGCTTCGACCAGTCTGTCCAGCATCTTCTTCACACTTGATATGGAAGCAATTCCCATACCTTTTGCAATATCTCTCACCGACGGAGGATATCCGTATTCGTCCAGAAAATTTTTTATAAACAGAAAAAATTCCTTTTGCCTGCCGGTTAATCCCATAAGCTGCCTCGTATTTTAAATGGTAACATTTGTTCTCCTGAGTATAGATATCAACCCATGCCTTTGTCAACAAAAAAAGAAGTTTACTGGCATCACCCCAAAAATCATATAAAAGTATTGTTTTACATATACTTAGCTAACATGACACTGATTTCAATGTAATTTGCACAAATGAAGCAGCCGATGTCGAATGTGTTCCTCTAGCATCGATCAAAGACCGATAAATTTGTGTATACAACATATTTACCAGTCTTTCGGCTGGTGATAGAGAAACGTACTGCCGATTAGCGGTCACACCCTGTGTTGGAATGTAAAATGGATAAATATTTGCAAATAAAAACAATTATGAGAGGAGGGGGATGTGTTCCACATATTTACCAGCCTTACGGCTGGTGCTAGTAGACGGTTAGCGGCAGTAGTTTCGAGTTTCGGCTGCGAAATGCGTGCAAATTACATTGAAAAATATTTGCACTGCTAGCATCGGTCGAAGACCGATAAATTTGTGTACACAATAAAAAATGGGGTGACTTCAGAAAAAGAAGTTTAGAGGTTGTTAGAGGTATTATGGGTATTATGGGTATTATGGGTATTATGGGTATTATGGGTATTATGGGTATTATGGGCAGTTGAGGCACCAACCGCGCACACAACTTTATCAAAATACATATAAAACTATCTTTTAAAATATCTGACTGTTTACGTTGACATCGTAGCCGTGTTGCCGCAAGGTTTCCACGACATTTCTTATATGCTCCAGCCCTTTGGTTTCCAAGCTGAATGTAACCCTGGTAAATCCCACAGGCAGAGTGTTGTCAAAACGGAAATGTTCAATATTCAGAATATTAGCCCCTGTTTCGGCGATAACCCCGGTTATGCCGGCCAGGGCACCGGGTCTGTCCCTTAAACTGATCGTAAGCTCAACAAAACGGCCTGTACTTATGAGCCCCTTATTGATAATCCTCGTTATGAGATTAACATCAATATTTCCTCCAGAAATTACAAGCACAGTCCGCAAATCTTTCACATCAACCAGCGAAGCATAAACTGCCGCCAGAGGAACAGCACCGGCTCCCTCCACAACGAGTTTGGATAGTTCTATAAAATCAAGAACAGCTCTGGCAATATCATTTTCCGAAACAGTCACCATTTCATCCACAACATTTTTACATATTTCAGATGTCCGTTTTCCCGGTTTTTTAACAGCAATCCCTTCAGCCAGAGTAGGAGCTGCCATATTGTCTGAAAAACTGCGGCCCTGCAAGAACCTGGTCATACCGCAGACATTCTCGGCCTGTACACCGATAATCTTTGCGGAAGGGCTGATTTCCTTTACAAATGAACCTATACCGGCAATCAAACCTCCGCCTCCCACAGGAACAATAATCTGATCTATCTTTTTGTTTTCACTGAAAATCTCTTCTCCTATGGTCCCCTGACCGCAAATAACATCATTGTTGTCAAATGGATGTATAAAAAAAAGTTTCTCATCTTCCGCAATTTCAGAAGCCTTTTTATATGCTTCATCATAGTTTTCCCCGTATAAAATAACTTCGGCTCCGTAAAATTCTGTACTTTTTATCTTAACAAGCGGGGTATCCACAGGCATAACGATTTTTGCAGAAATATCCAATAGTTGTGCACCGTAAGCCACCCCCTGAGCATGGTTGCCGGCAGAAGCTGCAATAACACCGGAAGAACATTTATCCTTATTCTTTAAAAGGGAATTTAAAGCTCCTCTGATTTTGAACGATCCCGTTTTTTGAAGATTTTCAAGTTTTAAAAAAATATCTCCTTCGTACAGCTCTGAAATTCTGTTGGAGTAATACAGCGGTATATGTTTTATATATTTACCTATTCTTGTGCTCGCATTTTTTATCTCTTCAAACATGACACCCACCTTTATTTTTTCTTCTGCTCGCCGAAAAGTTTTTTAATTCCGTCGCTCCGGCCGAAAACAACAAGCTGATCACCGCTTTCCAAAACCCTGTCCGCCAAAGGATTAGCGATAAGCTCATCGCCTTTCTTAACTGCCAGCACCAATATATCAAATTTTCTGATAAGCTGTAAATCCTCAAATGTTTTACCCACAAAAGAGGGCAGATTTTTCAGTGACAGTGTCTGAATCTCATATTCAGGAATGTTGTTTAAAAGATCGTGAAATGTATCCGTTTCTGAGTAATCCCCAAAAGCCTGATAAGAATTTTTCCGCAGAAGTTTCTCAAATTTGTCAATATCATCACCGGAAATAAGATACTTGTTCAATACAATATTGAAAATCCTTATCGATGCCTCATACTCTTCAGCTACAACATAGTCTGCACCTAAGCTGCGCAGCCCGTTAACTTCCTGATAAAATCTGGTTCTGGCAATGATATCAATGGAAGGAGCAATCTCCCTGATTTTATAGACAGTTCGTCTTGTGGCAACCGGGTCGGAAATTGCAAGGGAAACAAGTTTAGCTTCCTCTATATTCGCCTCTTTTAAAACGTGTTCCTGGGAAGCATCACCAAAAAATATATTTTCCTCCTTTATGGAATAGTATCTTACAGTTTTAGGGTTAAACTCAATTATTACATAAGGAATGTTGAACGTTTTGCAGCTTTTGACCAAATTTTTACCACTTATGCCATACCCTATTATTATGACATGATTTTTCAGATTGCTGGCAGGTTTTCTCTCACCCTTCTCAAGTGCATCAAATGAGATAAACCTGTCCAGCCAGCCGACAACAGCATGCATCTCCTTTATCAAAAGAATACTCAGCATCATTGTAATTATTGTGCTTGAAATCAGATACTGGAATATGGCATCACTCAGAATTCCGTTTTCATAAGCAAATCTGGTAAGCAGAAAGGAAAATTCACCGATCTGTGACAATGAAATACCGGCAAGAAATGCAGCCTTAAGAGGAATCTTGATAATACGCATTCCTAAAATCACAATTATACATTTAAAAAACATTATCAGAAGGGCTAATAAAATAATAACAAACGGTCTTTGTAAAAAGAAATTAATGTTAAGCAGCATTCCGATTGAAATAAAGAAAAAACTGACAAAAACCTCTTTAAAAGGCATGATATTTTCAAAAACATGATGCGAATACTCGGATTCTGAAATTATAATTCCAGCCAAAAAAGCTCCAAACGCAAGTGAAAGACCCGCTTTATTGGCAATGAATGCAATGATAAAGCATATGGAAAGACTGAATATCAAAAAAAGCTCGTTATTCTGCAATTTCAGAACTTCATATATAAGTTTAGGAACAATCTTCCGGGCAACAAGAAAAAAGCCCAAAATTATCAAAGCACTTTTTAAAAGAGCATATGTAATACCTGCAAAATCAGCCTGTGCTCCGGCACTAAGATACGGGATAAGCAGCAGCATTATTACCACTGTAATATCCTGAAATATCAATATCCCGACACTTATATTTCCGTGGGGAGTCTGTGTTTCCCCCTGCTCCTGAAAAATTTTCAAGACAATGGCAGTACTGCTAAGCGAAATGATAAAGCTTATAACAAGAGAGAGTTTTGCAGGAAAATCCAAAATAAAATGAGCGGCTGCAAAAGTAAGTATAATCGTCCCGAAAACCTGGAGCGAACCTCCATAAAAGAATATATCTTTTATTTTATTCAGTCTTTTGAGGGAAAATTCCAACCCTATGGTAAAGAGAAGAAGAATAATACCAATTTCGGAAATCAGATTAACCTGTTCAACTTCACTGACAAGTTTGAATCCGTAAGGGCCGGCCAGCAAACCAGTGATTATAAATCCAAGAATGGAAGGCAGTTTCATCTTGTTAAAAAGAAATATAACAAATGATGAAAGTATAAAAACAATCGTTATTTCCTGCAAAAAGGAAAAATGCTCCATTGGGTCAAAAACTCTCCTGATATTTTTGTTTGAAAAATTAGTATAACATAAAAAAATATTTTTGCATTATGCTTATTTTTGTGCAAACTTAATAAATACTTTAATATTAACAAATGCAACCCATAACTGGCAAAAAGGATGAAAAATGGATTTTCTGTGTATTGACATCGGAGGAACCACAATAAAATACGGAGTAATCTCCAAAGATATGTTACTGAAGGAACTTTACACCGTTCGGACCCCTAAAAACTATAAAGACTTTCTTGAGGAAATCAAAAACATCTCAAGCGGCTTTTCTTACACAAAAGCCGTTGGAGTGGGGTATCCCGGAGCTTACGATTTTATGAATGATTTAATGCTTTATGCACCGAATCTTGATTTTTTAAATGGCAGAAAGCTCCATGCAGAAATTGCCAAATTTATTGATAACCCCGTTTTTATAGAAAATGATGCAAACCTTGCCGCCTTAGGAGAATACACCATCATTGAACAAGGAGCCGTTGACAATATGCTGTTTATAACACTTGGAACAGGAGTGGGCGGCGGTGCTATAGTTAACAGACAGCTTTTTACTGGCAGCATTACAGCTTTTGAGGCCGGTCATACAACAATTGATTACAGCGGAAGGCAATGCAACTGCGGCAGATTGGGCTGCCTTGAAACTTACTGCTGCGAAAACGGAATTCTAACAACTTTTGAAGAGATATCCCAAAACCGAAAATCCGATATAAGTAAATTGACTCAATTGGCTGAATGTGGAGATATGTCTGCCGTAAAAACGTTTGATTTGTTTTCAAAGCACTTGGCTGCCGGTATAGCCGATTGTATAAATCTCCTGGCACCGGAAAAGGTAAAAATAGGCGGAGGCCTGTCACATCTGCATAGATTTTTTCTTGATATTACAGAACAGAATCTGAAAGAGCTTGTTTATCCGGCATACAGAAATAAGTTCAAGCTGCTCCCGGCTGAGCTGGACAACAAAGCCGGTGTATATGGAGCAGCTGCTTTGTGTAGACAAAGATACCGTGATGGGCAAAAGCCGTGATGGGTTATGGGTGATGGGTTATAGGTTCGAGGTTCAGCGCTCAATGTTGAATAATCAATTTACCAATAGACAAATTAATAAATATACCAAAAATAAATCCGGGCTGATTACAGCGGCTGGAGAAAATTGAGGTATACTTTTCTCGTTCTGGGACCGTCAAATTCACAAAAATAAATTCCCTGCCAGGTGCCTGTCATCAGTTTACCGTTTTGCACCGGAATTAATTCGCTGCACCCTATTAGAGATGACATAAGGTGTGCATCCGAATTGCCTTCCATATGAGCAAACGGATAACTTTTGGGAATAAGTTTAGTTAAAAAACCCACAATATCCCTGCTGACATCCGGATCGGCATTTTCATTAATTGTTATTCCGGCTGTTGTATGAGGTGTATATACAAAAACAGCACCTTCAAGAAACCCAGCTTTATCAACAATCGACGTAACTTTGGAAGTTATATCGATCAGCTGCTTGTTTTCAGTAGAGTTTATTTTAAATATTTCCATTATATCTCCACAATCTTGGCCTCAATCATACCTTCTATCTGCTTTATCTCTTCAAGAATTTTTTTGTTTATTTTATTATCAACAGAAACAAAAGCCATAGCCTGACCTTCATTCTGCCGGGACAGATCAAAGCCGCCAATGTTAATCCCGTGATTCCCGAGGATAGTACCCACCTTGCCGATTACACCGGGTTTGTCATAATTTCTGAAATAAAGATAGATGCCGAACGGCTCCATATCGATATGAAAATCGTCGATAAATACAACACGCCCTTCATTATTAGTAAATACCGTTCCCCCCAGTACTTTAGTTTCTTTATCCGTCTTAACCTCAAGTACTATCAGATCGCTGTAATGCTCATAATACTCATATTTGGATTCAGAAACGTGTATATCTCTGTCTTTGGCAAAATAGGGGGCATTAATATAGGAAATGCTTTCCATGAGACTTACCTGCAAAAACCCTTTCAATGCTGCAACCGTATACGGCTGATAACTAAAAGGGGTATCAAAAGTTTTTTCACAAACATCCTCTTCAAAATTTTTGCCCACAAGTTTGACATTGATAGCCTCTGCCCGTCCTTTGGTAATCTGGGCTGCAAGTCTGCCCATTTTTTCCATGGTGTTGAAATATAACTGAAGTTCTTCAGGCAGCTGGGATTTCATAAAAGGAATGTTGACTGCATTAATATACGACTTGCCCTTCAATGCGTTGATAACCTGCTCAGCAATGATTACTGCCACACCCTTTTGCCCTTCCGAGGTGTTTGCACCTATATGGGGTGTCACAAACACATTATCCAGCTCAAGAAGTTTGTTTTCAGTTGCCGGTTCTTTTTCAAAAACATCTATTCCCACACTGAATATTTTGCCGTTTTTAGCGTTTTCATAAAGTGCACTTTCATTTACAATTCCACCTCTGGCGCAATTTATTATTATAACATTATCCTTCATTAAGGAAAAATGTTCTGCTCTGATCATATCATGCGTTTCTTTCGTGAGAGGGGTATGAAAGGTAAGTACATCCGAATCAGCCAGCAACTTTTCCATATCATCATATAATTTAACGTTCAAAGAATCGGCTTTTTCCTTTTTTATATAGGGATCGTAAGCTATTACTTTCATACCGAAGCTCTTTGCCCTTACCGCAACATTGCTTCCTATTCTTCCCAGACCGACAATTCCAAGGGTTTTGTTATACAACTGTATCCCCATGAATTTTTTACGGTTCCACTCTCCGTTTTTCAGTGAAAAGTTTGCAGCCGGTATTCTCCTCGCTGCAGCCAACATCATACCCATTGTAAGCTCTGTCGCAGCAAGTGTATTGCCGGTGGGAGCGTTCATAACGATGATTCCTTTTTTGCTCGCTGCTTCTATATCAACATTATCCAGCCCTACACCAGCGCGCCCTATAACTTTCAGTTTACCGGGGTTCTCAATCAAATCTTCGGTTACTGTGGTTCCGCTTCTGGTAATTATAGCATCATAGTTACCTATGATGGGTTTTAGCTCTTTGTTGGAAATGCCTGCTTTCAGTTCATATTCAACATCAGGGTCATCTCCAAGAATATTCATCCCTTCTTCGGCTATATGATCCGTAATAAGAATTTTATATTTAGGCATA
Coding sequences within:
- a CDS encoding cation:proton antiporter domain-containing protein gives rise to the protein MEHFSFLQEITIVFILSSFVIFLFNKMKLPSILGFIITGLLAGPYGFKLVSEVEQVNLISEIGIILLLFTIGLEFSLKRLNKIKDIFFYGGSLQVFGTIILTFAAAHFILDFPAKLSLVISFIISLSSTAIVLKIFQEQGETQTPHGNISVGILIFQDITVVIMLLLIPYLSAGAQADFAGITYALLKSALIILGFFLVARKIVPKLIYEVLKLQNNELFLIFSLSICFIIAFIANKAGLSLAFGAFLAGIIISESEYSHHVFENIMPFKEVFVSFFFISIGMLLNINFFLQRPFVIILLALLIMFFKCIIVILGMRIIKIPLKAAFLAGISLSQIGEFSFLLTRFAYENGILSDAIFQYLISSTIITMMLSILLIKEMHAVVGWLDRFISFDALEKGERKPASNLKNHVIIIGYGISGKNLVKSCKTFNIPYVIIEFNPKTVRYYSIKEENIFFGDASQEHVLKEANIEEAKLVSLAISDPVATRRTVYKIREIAPSIDIIARTRFYQEVNGLRSLGADYVVAEEYEASIRIFNIVLNKYLISGDDIDKFEKLLRKNSYQAFGDYSETDTFHDLLNNIPEYEIQTLSLKNLPSFVGKTFEDLQLIRKFDILVLAVKKGDELIANPLADRVLESGDQLVVFGRSDGIKKLFGEQKKK
- a CDS encoding secondary thiamine-phosphate synthase enzyme YjbQ, which produces MEIFKINSTENKQLIDITSKVTSIVDKAGFLEGAVFVYTPHTTAGITINENADPDVSRDIVGFLTKLIPKSYPFAHMEGNSDAHLMSSLIGCSELIPVQNGKLMTGTWQGIYFCEFDGPRTRKVYLNFLQPL
- the dinB gene encoding DNA polymerase IV, encoding MILCVDMDAFFASVEKASKPHLKDKPVAVIGAKERTVVTTACYIARKYGVKTGMSKYEAKRMCPFITIVEGNNRKYTYISSQIMDFLKTLSDKVEVYSVDEAFLQIPGEKAADVISDIKNYVKKRFGITCSVGAGKSKLVAKMASGINKPDGFLVISDGETIDFLDSFKLEDIWGIGKKLSERFYNMGVFNTADMRKLGRDKLCNIFGKNGYYYHMMARGDDREGIRVEDEAVKSIGHSMTFPEDVRDARMFNAYLLQLCEMVSGRARSHNVSGKTVTLSIRFPDMSTLSKRHTVNYFTCATHHIYDVSRYITTMFPENFLENGIRLIGVTLSNLIHDTQELCSVFDGRDMENVYKAMDAINEKYGGFTVSFASILNCRRKGARTISPAWKPKGLRKVDVL
- a CDS encoding ROK family protein; this encodes MDFLCIDIGGTTIKYGVISKDMLLKELYTVRTPKNYKDFLEEIKNISSGFSYTKAVGVGYPGAYDFMNDLMLYAPNLDFLNGRKLHAEIAKFIDNPVFIENDANLAALGEYTIIEQGAVDNMLFITLGTGVGGGAIVNRQLFTGSITAFEAGHTTIDYSGRQCNCGRLGCLETYCCENGILTTFEEISQNRKSDISKLTQLAECGDMSAVKTFDLFSKHLAAGIADCINLLAPEKVKIGGGLSHLHRFFLDITEQNLKELVYPAYRNKFKLLPAELDNKAGVYGAAALCRQRYRDGQKP
- the ilvA gene encoding threonine ammonia-lyase, with translation MFEEIKNASTRIGKYIKHIPLYYSNRISELYEGDIFLKLENLQKTGSFKIRGALNSLLKNKDKCSSGVIAASAGNHAQGVAYGAQLLDISAKIVMPVDTPLVKIKSTEFYGAEVILYGENYDEAYKKASEIAEDEKLFFIHPFDNNDVICGQGTIGEEIFSENKKIDQIIVPVGGGGLIAGIGSFVKEISPSAKIIGVQAENVCGMTRFLQGRSFSDNMAAPTLAEGIAVKKPGKRTSEICKNVVDEMVTVSENDIARAVLDFIELSKLVVEGAGAVPLAAVYASLVDVKDLRTVLVISGGNIDVNLITRIINKGLISTGRFVELTISLRDRPGALAGITGVIAETGANILNIEHFRFDNTLPVGFTRVTFSLETKGLEHIRNVVETLRQHGYDVNVNSQIF
- the lexA gene encoding transcriptional repressor LexA; translation: MGLTGRQKEFFLFIKNFLDEYGYPPSVRDIAKGMGIASISSVKKMLDRLVEAGVIKKDSSKARGIELIYHKGVPLLGRIKAGTPVFSEENIEGYVDLAEKFKNTENLFCLKVEGDSMIDKGIFEGDTAVIKKQPDINEGETGAFRINDEVTLKTFARKEGYILLIPANKRYKIIRVTSVDSFEVIGKLKFVIKDF
- the serA gene encoding phosphoglycerate dehydrogenase translates to MPKYKILITDHIAEEGMNILGDDPDVEYELKAGISNKELKPIIGNYDAIITRSGTTVTEDLIENPGKLKVIGRAGVGLDNVDIEAASKKGIIVMNAPTGNTLAATELTMGMMLAAARRIPAANFSLKNGEWNRKKFMGIQLYNKTLGIVGLGRIGSNVAVRAKSFGMKVIAYDPYIKKEKADSLNVKLYDDMEKLLADSDVLTFHTPLTKETHDMIRAEHFSLMKDNVIIINCARGGIVNESALYENAKNGKIFSVGIDVFEKEPATENKLLELDNVFVTPHIGANTSEGQKGVAVIIAEQVINALKGKSYINAVNIPFMKSQLPEELQLYFNTMEKMGRLAAQITKGRAEAINVKLVGKNFEEDVCEKTFDTPFSYQPYTVAALKGFLQVSLMESISYINAPYFAKDRDIHVSESKYEYYEHYSDLIVLEVKTDKETKVLGGTVFTNNEGRVVFIDDFHIDMEPFGIYLYFRNYDKPGVIGKVGTILGNHGINIGGFDLSRQNEGQAMAFVSVDNKINKKILEEIKQIEGMIEAKIVEI
- a CDS encoding 4Fe-4S binding protein, whose product is MWYNLQFFRDVGMFPKTLFKNFNYIHFPAERKATTLEIPPKVAVMAENEEMLEKFTTVYSGVLDIIPIVTGKTKSGGEFYSAVNHELSGSFPEIQVKCECRYPLNEDLCTLCGECVIACPLDAIDEEISIDFTKCDYCGKCVDACPENAIDLYRYENHIFDAPQVLFLDDNKKINEYSEINGIYHIDEKEELFANIGTFQIEQSVSHNREICQYNGRLDLGCQRCIESCEYKAVRKSSNGIEVDHFACEDCGQCISVCPTGAMQSEDVSDESFADLIYEKLQSQEINYTHVVFVQESDTVNFYKNYNNKIDDNVLVIIIPNVYILNSFHFLLLLRLGITNVHVFQDVFKESNLYKHIQFTNALTAYAFSGRKLVSEGHNPEFSDEMDKLFTSDFTFPEYKNKRKFLTPIFRDIYKKSENKRVLLQESILNTFGSVVCDEKKCSLCLACLNHCKIGSLMADSSNYTLSHIAANCIQCGICLNVCPENALELVAGLLLDEEFFQPRILAKDEPVACAECGKVFGNRKSLEQVRNKLKSAGRFEDELELLDYCDKCRVKKQLEVG
- a CDS encoding TorD/DmsD family molecular chaperone, which codes for MDIESLNSMRNGVYNLIKSFFWEPPKEEDIKAWRAFVANLNEDSINREFDKTVSFMKEALDNSDLESIKNEYYELFENPFGEGLSNLNASFLLEGKNFGEPLVEIRDFLEDLKVVKDTDYKDTEDSVLFMIDLMLYLIDSGDCADVQQNFLKKFLYPSFERLAEILKTNEKAYFYATAGLFSRDYLEMDMKFLEGIKSLT